One window of the Verrucomicrobium sp. genome contains the following:
- a CDS encoding 5-(carboxyamino)imidazole ribonucleotide synthase, whose amino-acid sequence MTKQVLPGGTIGILGGGQLGRMFALAAHRLGYRIHVYHSSTGSPAGQVADKESAGSFEDEEALRSFARGLDVATYEFENIPLKTLEILESEGVSVRPGKDILHTAQSRRREKEFLSRHGFPVAPHRIVHSAEELAAAARDLGFPCVLKTVDFGYDGKGQQKLAPGFDDAAVWARHGQPAGIVEAWLDCRAELSVLVARGGDGQASVFPISRNDHRNQILDLSIVPADLPPESVAEARRVALAVAEQLGLVGLLAVEFFLTTDGRVLVNEMAPRPHNSGHYSLDACVTSQFEQQLRAVCGLPLGDTSLLTPVVMRNLLGDLWSAGEPAWDRLLALPGLRLHLYGKSGARPGRKMGHYCVLAPSLEEALAIDAQAQALLKPSA is encoded by the coding sequence ATGACGAAGCAGGTCCTCCCCGGCGGCACCATCGGCATCCTGGGCGGCGGCCAGCTGGGCCGCATGTTCGCCCTGGCGGCGCACCGCCTGGGCTACCGCATCCACGTCTACCACTCCTCCACCGGCAGCCCGGCGGGCCAGGTGGCGGACAAGGAATCGGCCGGCTCCTTCGAGGACGAGGAAGCCCTCCGCTCCTTCGCCCGGGGGCTGGACGTGGCCACCTACGAGTTCGAGAACATCCCGCTGAAAACTCTGGAAATCCTGGAGAGCGAGGGCGTCTCCGTCCGCCCCGGGAAGGACATCCTCCACACCGCGCAGAGCCGCCGCCGGGAAAAGGAATTCCTCTCCCGGCACGGCTTCCCCGTCGCCCCGCACCGCATCGTCCACAGCGCGGAAGAGCTGGCCGCCGCCGCGCGGGACCTCGGCTTTCCCTGCGTCTTGAAGACCGTCGACTTCGGCTACGACGGGAAGGGGCAGCAGAAACTCGCCCCCGGCTTCGACGACGCCGCCGTGTGGGCCAGGCACGGCCAGCCCGCCGGAATCGTGGAGGCGTGGCTGGACTGCCGGGCGGAGCTTTCCGTCCTCGTCGCCCGGGGAGGGGACGGGCAGGCCTCCGTCTTCCCCATCTCCCGCAACGACCACCGCAACCAGATCCTGGACCTCTCCATCGTCCCCGCCGACCTGCCGCCGGAATCGGTGGCGGAAGCGCGGCGCGTGGCGCTGGCCGTCGCGGAACAGCTCGGCCTCGTCGGCCTCCTGGCGGTCGAATTCTTCCTCACCACGGATGGCCGCGTCCTGGTGAACGAGATGGCCCCCCGCCCGCACAACTCCGGCCACTACTCCCTGGACGCCTGCGTCACCAGCCAGTTCGAGCAGCAGCTCCGCGCCGTCTGCGGCCTGCCCCTGGGGGACACCTCCCTGCTTACCCCCGTCGTCATGCGCAATCTCCTGGGCGACCTTTGGAGCGCCGGGGAACCCGCCTGGGACCGCCTCCTGGCCTTGCCCGGCCTGCGGCTCCATCTCTATGGGAAAAGCGGAGCGCGGCCCGGCCGCAAAATGGGCCACTATTGCGTTTTGGCGCCCTCCCTGGAGGAAGCGCTGGCCATCGACGCCCAAGCCCAGGCTCTTTTAAAGCCCTCGGCATAA
- the purE gene encoding 5-(carboxyamino)imidazole ribonucleotide mutase: MGKPAKPQVGIIMGSVSDWATLRSAAEILEKFGVPHEKAVVSAHRTPHKLRDYAVSAAGRGLKVIIAGAGGAAHLPGMAAAFTELPVLGVPVESRALQGLDSLLSIAQMPYGVPVGTLAIGEPGAKNAALLAVSILALNDAALAKKWARFRREQTRKVLRDRL; the protein is encoded by the coding sequence ATGGGTAAACCGGCCAAGCCCCAGGTGGGCATCATCATGGGCAGCGTTTCCGACTGGGCGACCCTGCGGTCCGCCGCGGAAATCCTCGAAAAATTCGGCGTGCCGCACGAAAAGGCGGTCGTCTCCGCCCACCGCACCCCGCACAAGCTGCGGGACTACGCCGTCTCCGCCGCCGGGCGGGGGCTGAAAGTAATCATCGCCGGAGCGGGCGGCGCCGCCCACCTGCCCGGCATGGCCGCCGCCTTCACGGAGCTGCCGGTCCTGGGCGTGCCGGTGGAAAGCCGCGCGCTCCAGGGCCTCGACTCCCTCCTTTCCATCGCGCAGATGCCCTACGGCGTGCCGGTCGGCACCCTGGCCATCGGCGAGCCGGGCGCGAAGAACGCCGCCCTCCTGGCCGTCTCCATCCTGGCCTTGAACGACGCCGCGCTGGCCAAGAAATGGGCCCGCTTCCGCCGGGAGCAGACCCGCAAGGTCCTCCGCGACCGCCTATGA
- a CDS encoding flavoprotein — MKPERLPRVVLGVTGSIAAYRAADLVSMMTQNGIEVDVILTREGERFIPPLTLHSLSRRPVHTQDGVEPVSGRPTHIALGDDADLVLIAPATAQIIGNYAHGLAPDLLSSTLLATPAPVVIAPAMNGKMWAHPAVQENVRILTARGVRWIGPDRGYLACGYEGAGRLWPVTKIFEETKALLDAIVQGKSPAKAKRV; from the coding sequence ATGAAACCTGAGCGTTTACCCCGCGTCGTCCTGGGAGTGACAGGGTCGATCGCCGCCTACCGCGCGGCCGACCTGGTCAGCATGATGACCCAGAACGGCATCGAGGTGGACGTCATCCTGACGCGGGAAGGGGAGCGCTTCATCCCCCCGCTGACCCTTCACTCCCTTTCCCGCCGCCCCGTCCACACGCAGGACGGCGTGGAGCCTGTCTCCGGGCGGCCCACCCACATCGCCCTGGGGGACGATGCCGACCTGGTCCTCATCGCCCCCGCCACGGCCCAGATCATCGGCAACTACGCCCACGGCCTGGCCCCCGACCTCCTTTCCTCCACCCTCCTGGCCACGCCCGCTCCCGTCGTCATCGCCCCCGCCATGAACGGGAAGATGTGGGCCCATCCCGCCGTGCAGGAAAACGTCCGCATTCTCACCGCGCGCGGCGTCCGCTGGATCGGGCCCGACCGCGGCTACCTGGCCTGCGGCTACGAGGGGGCGGGCCGCCTCTGGCCGGTGACGAAGATTTTCGAGGAAACCAAGGCCCTGCTGGACGCCATCGTCCAGGGGAAGTCCCCCGCCAAGGCAAAGCGGGTTTAA
- the gmk gene encoding guanylate kinase, producing the protein MIASSKDEQEHIFRRHGILFVVSAPSGTGKSTLCDNLRHTPDFAYSVSCTTRKPRQGEVDGEDYHFLSREEFLAKVEAGEMLEYAEVHQNFYGTLRQTVMDHLSEGTDMLLDIDAYGAESIRRSADPALRDALVDVFIMPPTFAELERRLRKRGTESEEEIRRRLHTGREEMERWREFKYTILSGSTEEDLTKFRAIMRAERYLSRRLTLDET; encoded by the coding sequence ATGATTGCATCCAGCAAAGACGAACAGGAACACATCTTCCGCCGCCACGGCATCCTCTTCGTCGTCTCCGCGCCCTCCGGCACCGGGAAGAGCACCTTGTGCGACAACCTGCGCCACACCCCGGACTTCGCCTACTCCGTCTCCTGCACCACCCGCAAGCCCCGCCAGGGGGAGGTGGACGGTGAGGACTACCACTTCCTGAGCCGGGAGGAATTCCTGGCCAAGGTGGAAGCCGGGGAAATGCTGGAATACGCGGAGGTGCACCAAAACTTCTACGGCACCCTGCGCCAGACCGTCATGGACCACCTTTCCGAGGGGACCGACATGCTCCTGGACATCGACGCCTACGGCGCGGAAAGCATCCGCCGCAGCGCCGACCCCGCCCTGCGGGACGCCCTGGTCGACGTCTTCATCATGCCCCCCACCTTCGCCGAGCTGGAGCGCCGCCTGCGCAAGCGCGGCACCGAGTCGGAAGAAGAGATCCGCCGCCGCCTCCACACCGGGCGGGAGGAGATGGAGCGCTGGCGGGAATTCAAATACACCATTTTGAGCGGTTCGACCGAAGAGGACCTCACCAAGTTCCGCGCCATCATGCGCGCGGAGCGGTACCTGAGCCGGCGCCTGACTCTGGATGAAACCTGA
- the trpB gene encoding tryptophan synthase subunit beta, which produces MPTPVTSVPDATGHFGSFGGMFVPETLMGPLQDLAREYEKVSRDPEFRRELDGLLKDYVGRPSPLYHAARLTERLGGAKVYLKREDLLHTGAHKINNALGQVLLALRMGKKRVIAETGAGQHGVATATVCARFGLECVVYMGEVDMKRQALNVIRMRCLGAKVVPVTAGQKTLKEAVNEAMRDWVTNVRTTHYILGSALGSHPYPLLVRDFQRVIGDEARAQILEKEGRLPDAVVACVGGGSNAIGIFYPFLQDAGVRLIGVEAGGEALELGRHAARFQGGRLGVLQGTRTFVLQDEDGQIALTHSVSAGLDYAAVGPEHAWLREQGRVEYDSAGDAEALDAFRFLAETEGIIPALESSHAIAHARKLAPQLGQGRVLIVNLSGRGDKDVQQAAELLGLSGD; this is translated from the coding sequence ATGCCGACTCCCGTAACCTCCGTCCCCGACGCCACCGGCCACTTCGGCTCCTTCGGCGGCATGTTCGTGCCCGAGACGCTCATGGGCCCCCTGCAGGACCTGGCCCGGGAATACGAGAAAGTCTCCCGCGACCCCGAGTTCCGCCGGGAATTGGACGGCCTCCTTAAAGACTACGTGGGCCGCCCGTCCCCCCTCTACCACGCCGCACGGCTCACCGAGCGCCTCGGCGGGGCCAAGGTCTACCTGAAACGGGAAGACCTCCTCCACACCGGCGCGCACAAGATCAACAACGCCCTGGGCCAGGTCCTCCTGGCCCTGCGGATGGGGAAGAAACGCGTCATCGCGGAAACCGGCGCCGGCCAGCACGGCGTGGCCACCGCCACCGTCTGCGCCCGCTTCGGCCTGGAATGCGTCGTCTACATGGGGGAGGTCGACATGAAGCGGCAGGCCCTCAACGTCATCCGCATGCGCTGCCTGGGGGCCAAGGTCGTCCCCGTCACCGCCGGGCAGAAAACCCTCAAGGAAGCCGTCAACGAGGCGATGCGGGATTGGGTGACCAACGTCCGCACCACCCATTACATCCTGGGCTCGGCCCTTGGCTCCCATCCTTACCCGCTCCTGGTCCGGGACTTCCAGCGCGTCATCGGGGACGAGGCCCGCGCGCAGATCCTGGAAAAGGAAGGCCGCCTGCCGGACGCCGTCGTCGCCTGCGTCGGCGGGGGGAGCAACGCCATCGGCATCTTCTACCCCTTCCTCCAGGACGCGGGCGTCCGCCTCATCGGCGTCGAGGCCGGCGGGGAGGCCCTGGAACTGGGCCGCCACGCCGCGCGCTTCCAGGGAGGCCGCCTGGGCGTCCTGCAGGGGACCCGGACCTTCGTCCTCCAGGATGAGGACGGCCAGATCGCCCTGACCCACTCCGTTTCGGCGGGGCTGGACTACGCCGCCGTCGGCCCGGAACACGCCTGGCTGCGGGAGCAGGGCCGCGTGGAATACGATTCCGCCGGAGACGCCGAGGCCCTGGACGCCTTCCGCTTTCTGGCGGAGACGGAAGGGATCATCCCCGCCCTGGAATCGAGCCACGCCATCGCCCACGCGCGGAAGCTGGCCCCCCAGCTCGGCCAGGGCCGCGTCCTGATCGTCAACCTTTCCGGACGGGGGGACAAGGACGTGCAGCAGGCGGCCGAACTCCTCGGCCTTTCCGGGGATTAA
- a CDS encoding phosphoribosylanthranilate isomerase, translating into MTRTKICGLTRPEDVRAALDAGADALGFILYPKSKRHVTPDQAAALLASVPPFVSTVAVLVDPSAEEVRGLAARLPFTHFQLHGKETPETVAALRPLKIIKALTLPADPALVKAYEAAGVEAFLLDTPAPEHGGTGRTFDWGLVPAFAAQTALPFFLSGGLTPDNVGAAIERVRPYGVDVASGVEASPGVKDHQKIARFIAACRLP; encoded by the coding sequence ATGACCCGGACGAAAATCTGCGGCCTGACCCGGCCGGAAGACGTCCGCGCCGCCCTGGACGCCGGGGCCGACGCCCTCGGCTTCATCCTCTATCCCAAGAGCAAGCGCCACGTCACCCCGGACCAGGCCGCCGCCCTCCTGGCGTCCGTCCCCCCCTTCGTCTCCACCGTGGCCGTCCTGGTCGACCCCTCCGCGGAGGAGGTGAGGGGACTGGCCGCCCGGCTCCCCTTCACCCACTTCCAGCTCCATGGAAAGGAAACCCCGGAAACCGTCGCCGCGCTCCGTCCCTTGAAGATCATCAAAGCCCTGACCCTTCCCGCCGATCCTGCCCTGGTGAAAGCCTACGAGGCGGCGGGCGTCGAGGCCTTCCTCCTGGACACCCCCGCGCCGGAACACGGCGGCACGGGCCGCACCTTCGACTGGGGCCTGGTTCCCGCCTTCGCCGCGCAAACGGCGCTGCCCTTCTTCCTCTCCGGCGGGCTGACGCCCGATAATGTTGGCGCGGCGATCGAACGTGTGAGACCGTACGGCGTCGACGTTGCCAGCGGGGTCGAGGCCTCGCCCGGCGTCAAGGACCACCAGAAAATCGCCCGTTTCATCGCCGCATGCCGACTCCCGTAA
- a CDS encoding polyphenol oxidase family protein has product MPLTWETFPALARTGLRHAFSLRSPKPEEDRLRPGLASLGWGEEALVEAEQPHGSGVSVVDAADDKGEDGNRIPDVDALATFSPRVAIAIRVADCGPLYIYDPVARAVAIAHSGRKGTEKNIVGALVETLRLSGSRPADMIAFLGPCIRPPHYETDFAAEIGRQAARAGIGTYIDSGLNTAADLPRYYSYRMEKGQTGRMWAVAMLERP; this is encoded by the coding sequence ATGCCCCTTACCTGGGAAACCTTCCCGGCCCTGGCCCGTACCGGCCTGCGCCACGCCTTTTCCCTCCGCTCCCCCAAGCCGGAGGAAGACCGCCTCCGTCCCGGCCTGGCCTCCCTGGGCTGGGGAGAAGAGGCCCTCGTGGAGGCGGAACAGCCCCACGGCAGCGGCGTCAGCGTCGTCGACGCGGCGGATGACAAGGGGGAAGACGGCAACCGCATCCCCGACGTCGACGCCCTGGCCACCTTTTCCCCCCGCGTGGCCATCGCCATCCGGGTGGCAGATTGCGGCCCCCTCTACATCTACGACCCCGTCGCCCGGGCCGTCGCCATCGCCCACTCCGGCCGGAAGGGGACGGAAAAGAACATCGTCGGCGCCCTGGTCGAAACCCTCCGCCTCTCCGGCAGCCGCCCGGCGGACATGATCGCCTTCCTTGGGCCGTGCATCCGCCCGCCCCACTATGAAACCGATTTCGCCGCCGAGATCGGCCGCCAGGCGGCGCGCGCCGGGATCGGCACCTATATCGACTCCGGCCTGAACACCGCCGCCGACCTGCCCCGCTACTACTCCTACCGGATGGAAAAGGGGCAGACGGGCCGCATGTGGGCCGTCGCCATGCTGGAGAGGCCATGA
- a CDS encoding MarR family transcriptional regulator produces the protein MSENQKDAVSSARLAMAHELAEMLTQLQRSTLVDLSTQVSRGNISIPQYTLLSFLSQASGITMSRLAELMEHTSPATTGLVDRLVSSGLVERFGNPTDRRQVLVKITDKGRGLVEKIKSNIVSIILEIAGNLSEEDLQAWLRISKALIGHYTRTGAPRDPAAPAA, from the coding sequence ATGAGCGAAAATCAAAAAGATGCTGTTTCTTCCGCACGTCTGGCCATGGCTCATGAGCTGGCCGAGATGCTGACGCAACTCCAGCGCTCCACCCTCGTCGATCTTTCGACGCAGGTGAGCCGGGGAAACATCTCCATCCCGCAATACACGCTCTTAAGCTTCCTCAGCCAGGCCTCCGGCATCACCATGTCCCGCCTGGCGGAACTGATGGAGCACACCTCTCCCGCCACCACCGGCCTGGTCGACCGCCTCGTCTCCAGCGGCTTGGTCGAGCGCTTCGGCAACCCGACCGACCGCCGCCAGGTTCTGGTGAAAATCACCGACAAGGGCCGCGGCCTGGTCGAGAAGATCAAGTCGAACATCGTCTCCATCATCCTGGAAATCGCCGGCAACCTGAGCGAGGAAGACCTCCAGGCCTGGCTGCGCATCTCCAAGGCGCTGATCGGCCACTATACCCGCACCGGCGCGCCGCGCGATCCGGCCGCGCCCGCCGCCTAG
- a CDS encoding PDZ domain-containing protein, with amino-acid sequence MLRALCLLLLAAAAACAASFRLTPDLITAMPWTDSPDGVRVAAPFLVNPNTIVPAGSTIRLFYVRPAVELEGQKARPAFDYGDNRSESVNRMGTGIQPSPAGGDSETKIPRALKKTLDTAHSTVWPNLASFRSALQSMEGADMRVVYQQPGSKSVSDETFGLLEGLLLSEKDDHVVIQAVRDQSDAAQAGLQAGDRILLLNGQETPTLAAFLDIYRTVRDSGNLREQKPYLFHILHSGATAPVDISLEPPISLSGSLLDQ; translated from the coding sequence ATGCTGAGGGCCCTTTGCCTCCTTCTCCTTGCGGCCGCCGCCGCGTGCGCCGCCAGCTTCCGCCTGACGCCGGATCTCATCACCGCCATGCCGTGGACCGATTCTCCGGACGGCGTCCGCGTCGCCGCGCCTTTCCTCGTCAATCCCAACACCATCGTCCCCGCCGGGAGCACCATCCGCCTCTTCTACGTCCGCCCCGCCGTGGAGCTGGAAGGGCAAAAAGCGCGTCCCGCCTTCGACTACGGCGACAACCGCAGCGAATCGGTCAACCGCATGGGCACCGGCATCCAGCCTTCCCCCGCCGGCGGAGATAGTGAGACGAAAATCCCCCGCGCCCTCAAAAAGACCCTCGATACCGCCCACAGCACCGTGTGGCCGAATCTGGCCTCCTTCCGCTCCGCCCTTCAGTCCATGGAGGGGGCCGACATGCGCGTCGTCTACCAGCAACCGGGGAGCAAGAGCGTCTCCGACGAGACCTTCGGCCTCCTGGAAGGGCTCCTTCTTTCGGAAAAGGACGACCACGTCGTCATCCAAGCCGTCCGCGACCAGAGCGACGCGGCCCAGGCCGGCCTCCAGGCGGGAGACCGCATCCTCCTCCTCAACGGCCAGGAAACGCCGACGCTCGCCGCGTTCCTCGACATTTACCGCACCGTGCGAGACAGCGGAAACCTGCGGGAGCAAAAGCCCTACCTCTTCCACATCCTCCACTCCGGGGCAACCGCACCCGTCGATATTTCCCTGGAACCTCCCATCTCGTTGAGCGGGAGCCTTCTAGATCAGTAA
- a CDS encoding DUF4931 domain-containing protein, with protein MPELRRDPLSGRWIVFSPERQQRPHDFAPALGEAPRVDAFTWGHEHLTPPEVYALRPVGSPNGPGWQVRVVPNRFPALRIEGDLSPTGVGIYDQMNGIGAHEVIIETPDADLPLEGQTIEGIARVLKAFRSRIVDLSRDSRFRYILIFKNVGALAGASLQHPHSQLIALPVVPRNVQEKLGAARAHYHQKERNLFEDILRTEQKEGLRMVYENNSFALFCPYASRFPFEMCLLPKRQNPHFHQATDAELNLASEALRVGLRRLAQGLGTPPYNLILHTAPLSGPSGEADPSLNVEFRWHIEILPRLTGIAGFEFGTGFYINSTLPEEAAKFLRSVEIPQ; from the coding sequence ATGCCCGAACTTCGCCGAGATCCCTTGAGCGGACGTTGGATCGTCTTCTCCCCCGAACGCCAGCAACGGCCCCACGATTTCGCTCCCGCCCTGGGCGAGGCGCCCCGGGTCGACGCCTTCACCTGGGGGCACGAGCACCTCACGCCGCCGGAGGTCTACGCCCTCCGCCCCGTGGGCAGCCCCAACGGGCCGGGCTGGCAGGTCCGCGTGGTGCCGAACCGCTTCCCCGCCCTGCGGATCGAGGGGGACCTCTCCCCCACCGGCGTGGGCATCTACGACCAGATGAACGGCATCGGCGCCCACGAGGTCATCATCGAGACCCCCGACGCCGACCTGCCGCTGGAAGGGCAGACCATCGAGGGGATCGCCCGCGTTCTCAAGGCCTTCCGCAGCCGCATCGTGGATCTCTCCCGGGACAGCCGCTTCCGCTACATCCTGATCTTTAAGAACGTCGGCGCGCTGGCCGGGGCATCCCTCCAGCACCCGCACTCCCAGCTCATCGCCCTGCCCGTGGTGCCGCGCAACGTGCAGGAAAAGCTCGGCGCCGCCCGCGCCCATTACCACCAGAAGGAGCGGAACCTCTTCGAAGACATCCTCCGCACGGAGCAGAAGGAAGGCCTGCGGATGGTCTATGAGAACAACAGCTTCGCCCTTTTCTGCCCCTACGCCAGCCGCTTCCCCTTTGAGATGTGCCTCCTGCCGAAGCGGCAGAACCCCCACTTCCACCAGGCCACGGACGCGGAGCTGAACCTGGCTTCCGAGGCGCTGCGCGTCGGCCTCCGCCGCCTGGCTCAGGGCCTGGGCACGCCGCCTTACAACCTGATCCTGCACACGGCCCCCCTCTCCGGCCCCAGCGGCGAGGCGGACCCCTCCCTCAACGTCGAGTTCCGCTGGCATATCGAGATCCTGCCGCGCCTGACCGGCATCGCCGGGTTCGAGTTCGGCACCGGGTTCTATATCAACAGCACCCTGCCGGAAGAGGCCGCCAAGTTCCTCCGCTCCGTCGAAATTCCCCAATAG
- a CDS encoding glycoside hydrolase family 57 protein, with product MNVVLLWHMHQPYYVNPMTRVAMMPWVRLHAVKGYLDMIDLLQPHPEVKVNFNFAPVLVKQIEEFVRGEVTDLWEEWSRKPAEALEDEEKRRILENFFKINWENLIHPYPRYAELLQKRGTNWNDQTLGSALQVYTAQDYRDLQTWYNLSWCGFSAERRFPLLKELKKQGGNFTEEQKNAVLDIHREILALILPLYRQAAEEGRIEITTTPFFHPILPLVYDTNLARRCMPHVTLPPAFSAPEDAAAQLRLAQEQHARVFGKPARGLWPSEGSIAPEIVPLLQQNGIEYFCTDEGNLFRSLDQDPAWRGKRVDHLELFQGWRILHDGAQVSALFRERPLSDFIGFNAAKSGAVPAADYLIHNLEHLASIRTAPHHVALLALDGENAWEAFPDGGEEFLTRFYRGLHDSGSLKTLRLGDYFDAHPPQVEITRLHTGSWINSDFDIWIGDPEENKGWDWLGRTRAFLVHALSQKHFPIEKVEAAWWEIYAAEGSDWFWWYGPDFTTDCDFLFDDLFRTHLQNVYRILGAEPPAYLSVPICLPSGPIPYSQPRLPIHPSLSGGLGGFYDWVGAGVLDLERQQTAMFQSDRIGQKLYYGFDEEFFYLRLDLRAKPDRVVLHFVNPTEVRITAEAGREGGRAEIPQGDGTFADLVLPEKIEARWRDFLVIAVPRAILNFSPAADIGFHVDIMEGEIVRERYPERGLIEFPAPTLEFAAAQWFI from the coding sequence ATGAACGTCGTCCTGCTCTGGCATATGCACCAGCCCTATTACGTCAACCCGATGACCCGGGTGGCGATGATGCCGTGGGTGCGCCTCCACGCGGTGAAGGGGTATTTGGACATGATCGACCTCCTCCAGCCGCACCCGGAGGTGAAGGTGAACTTCAACTTCGCCCCCGTGCTGGTGAAGCAGATCGAGGAATTCGTCCGCGGCGAGGTGACCGACCTGTGGGAGGAGTGGAGCCGCAAGCCCGCCGAGGCCCTGGAAGACGAGGAAAAGCGCCGCATCCTGGAAAACTTCTTCAAGATCAATTGGGAGAACCTGATCCATCCCTACCCGCGCTACGCGGAGCTGCTGCAAAAGCGCGGGACCAACTGGAACGACCAGACCCTGGGCTCCGCGCTCCAAGTCTACACGGCGCAGGACTACCGCGACCTCCAGACCTGGTACAACCTTTCCTGGTGCGGCTTCTCCGCCGAGCGCCGCTTCCCCCTCCTCAAGGAGCTGAAGAAGCAGGGCGGCAACTTCACCGAGGAGCAGAAGAACGCAGTCCTGGACATCCACCGGGAAATCCTGGCCCTCATCCTCCCCCTTTACCGCCAGGCGGCGGAGGAAGGGCGGATCGAGATCACCACCACCCCGTTCTTTCACCCGATCCTGCCGCTGGTCTACGACACGAATCTGGCCCGCCGCTGCATGCCTCACGTCACGCTGCCGCCCGCCTTTTCCGCGCCGGAGGACGCCGCCGCGCAGCTCCGCCTGGCGCAGGAGCAGCACGCCCGCGTCTTCGGCAAGCCCGCGCGCGGCCTCTGGCCCTCGGAAGGGTCGATCGCGCCGGAGATCGTCCCCCTGCTCCAGCAAAACGGCATCGAGTATTTCTGCACGGACGAGGGGAACCTCTTCCGCAGCCTGGACCAGGATCCGGCGTGGCGCGGCAAGCGCGTCGACCACCTGGAGCTGTTCCAGGGCTGGCGCATCCTCCATGACGGCGCGCAGGTCAGCGCCCTTTTCCGCGAGCGGCCCCTCTCCGACTTCATCGGCTTCAACGCGGCCAAGAGCGGCGCGGTCCCCGCCGCCGACTACCTGATCCACAACCTGGAGCACCTGGCCTCCATCCGCACCGCGCCGCACCACGTGGCGCTCCTGGCCCTGGACGGGGAAAACGCCTGGGAAGCCTTTCCTGACGGCGGCGAGGAATTCCTCACCCGCTTCTACCGGGGCCTGCACGACAGCGGCTCGCTGAAGACCCTGCGCCTGGGCGACTACTTCGACGCCCATCCGCCGCAGGTGGAGATCACCCGCCTCCACACCGGCTCCTGGATCAACAGCGACTTCGACATCTGGATCGGCGATCCGGAGGAGAACAAGGGGTGGGACTGGCTGGGCCGCACCCGCGCCTTCCTGGTCCACGCGCTCTCGCAAAAGCATTTCCCGATCGAGAAGGTCGAGGCCGCGTGGTGGGAAATCTACGCCGCCGAGGGGAGCGACTGGTTCTGGTGGTACGGGCCGGACTTCACCACGGATTGCGACTTCCTCTTCGACGACCTCTTCCGCACCCACCTGCAGAACGTCTACCGCATCCTGGGCGCGGAGCCGCCGGCTTACCTAAGCGTGCCCATCTGCCTGCCCAGCGGCCCCATTCCCTACAGCCAGCCGCGCCTGCCCATCCACCCTTCCCTCTCCGGCGGGCTGGGCGGGTTTTACGACTGGGTCGGCGCGGGCGTCCTGGACCTGGAGCGCCAGCAGACCGCCATGTTCCAGTCCGACCGCATCGGGCAGAAGCTTTACTACGGCTTCGACGAGGAGTTCTTCTACCTGCGCCTGGACCTGCGGGCCAAGCCGGACCGCGTCGTCCTCCACTTCGTCAATCCCACGGAGGTCCGCATCACCGCCGAGGCCGGGCGCGAGGGCGGCCGCGCCGAGATCCCGCAGGGGGACGGCACCTTTGCCGACCTGGTGCTGCCGGAGAAGATCGAGGCCCGCTGGCGGGACTTCCTGGTCATCGCCGTGCCGCGCGCCATCCTTAATTTCTCCCCCGCCGCCGACATCGGCTTCCACGTCGACATCATGGAGGGGGAAATCGTCCGGGAACGGTACCCGGAGCGGGGCCTCATCGAGTTCCCCGCGCCCACATTGGAATTCGCGGCGGCCCAGTGGTTTATCTAG